In the genome of Raphanus sativus cultivar WK10039 chromosome 9, ASM80110v3, whole genome shotgun sequence, the window GTTCAAGTGGAATAATGTTAATTACCAAGTTCGTAGTGGTCTCGGTGGAGTTTGAGAAATGAGGACCAATGGCAGGAATGTCACTCTACACAAATTGTTTTTgtaaatatactaaaaataacaataaaatagtTCTGAGAACTATTTCAAAATATGATGATAGAgagtttttatcatttttaccTCATTGGCATCATCACTatgaaatcttaaaattttggCAGGGTCATCCGTGACGTTAACTACTTTAAAAGTAGATGGTGTGTAATTCTTGGATGTTTCAGGTTTGTACACTGTGAAGACAAACTCCCGACCCTCTAAAGCTAGAAGTTCTCGAGGTAATTCATTCCCATTGTTGAACTGCAAAAATacatctaaaaattaaaataaatttagatattGAGATGAATAAAAAGATCTATTTACCTGAACTTGTTGCTCCAACAACTCATATGCCGATTTGTGAATTAGTTGAATGACTTCTCTGTCAAACATGAGAAAAGAAGCTGTTCCTGTATGATCCAAGACTTTACAATGAACCTGATATCTGTAAAAATAAAGTATAGTTTAGCAAactgacaaaaaataaataaatgatatacaTTGATTAGTGACAAACCTTGTTTTTGTAGAACTAACAATTTTCTCGCATGCTTCACATGAGAACTTATCCATTTCTAGTTCTTCAGTTTCTGGGTTCAAGTAGTAGTTTACTTTCTTAGCACATCCTGATCCTGGACAGGCTAGATACCACCAAGGACCCTCAGTTTTAAGTGCACATATTGTTGCATATATACAACACCTTGTTTCCTACAGATCAAGagaaaatttaaatgaaatggTTGCATATGTAACAGATTTAAGAACTTGATCAAAGAGTACAACATACAACTTACCTCATATGATGTTAACAGCTGGGAAATTGTTTTTGCGATTCTCAAATGGAATATGATCCAAAGAAACTTGGGTACAATTTGACAAAGTCAATTGAGAACCACATGATGTTGTAGACATAACATCTTTTGACATTCTATTATAGTAAAGTAATATCATTAATCtgaaatagaaattataataaaatatgaaatgaaaagaaaacagaacTACTTACTTTTCTTTGAATTCATTTATCTCAGCAATGTCAGAATTAATAAACAGCTTTGTTGAAGATTTCCCACTTTGAATTGTGAATTTTCCTACAAAACAAAAGGCAAACATTAATATTTGACTGTTTCAAAAGTAGTATTAAAAGCAGATTTACCATTATAAAATGTTAATTCTCATGAGACTGCAAAGCATAACAATAGCTCCACCAGAAAAGGATTGAACATACGAATGAATATCTTCAGCATATTTTTCCCAAAATACACAATTAATGATTGAATCACTACAACATAAGAAAACACACGTTTAACAGAGGATCAATATGAATACACTTAAAATCATAATTAGAAGTTTCAAGAAAACTAACCCACAGTTCTTGAGTTGAAGATTCAATATTTTACATGGAGCATTACGACAGTAAATTTCTTTGAGATTGCAAGGTCCAACATTTCTCCAATTACATctgtagaagaaaaaaaagatttcataaATACATGAAAACAAATCTGAAAACCATTTTATACAATAAAACAGAAGTCAATTGACAATCCTGTGTTTGACACctgtctttttatatttattccttttttaaaaatattgttcactttaaaaatattggtatgaaatcttaaaatttaatgggttatccgaacccgaaccgaactcgcaaggatccgaaccgaatccaaaccgaaatttagaatatccgaatgggactgaaatctttgacctcgaaaccTGAAACCCGAATAAATCCATACCGAACCCAAATAGATATCCGAACGCCCATccccaaatatataaaatagaactGGACAAAATATAAGAACTCAAAAACGGACAGAGGTGACTCAATAAGTTATACAATACCGAAATCAAAACCTGAATTGAAAAAATGTATCTAGCATGTTAATTATAGATAACCTGAACCAAACCGGATAGTTTCACTTTAATCcagaaacatgaataatatataatatattatatcttTCCTCATTCGTCTCTccaaataagtaaattttaatataaattaaattaaattaaactgtatatatatgttttacttGATTCacattttttatagtttttaattttccttctagattaaagaataataataacataaaaatattgcTAAGgtagaatatataatttagctTTATACTATACAACATGAATTGATTTTTCTGTAACAATTGTTTATAGTTTTAACATAGAGAAAAACAaacgtttaaaaattataataaaaatccaaGGCAGCTGAtctaagaagaaataaaaatcagtaataaataattacataaaccTAGAAATAAACACAATAGCATGTTTTGAAACCTGAAGTAGACTAAGCTTAGACCTAAGAACAtgtacataaaaacataaaaaagtagAGAACGTGGATACTTGAAActaaaaacagagaagataaaTCATCagtttttctccttttttggAATGAGGTTGgctgttttctctgttttgtagaTGAAGGTTTTGCAGAGTGATCTTTAGTCACATACCCAacttttggttttgatttttgttgATGAAAGTTGTCCATCTTCTTCAGCTAAAAGTGAAACATCTCCTTTAAGTTTCTTTGAAGAAAGTTGTGGCACACAATCTTCAATTGCTAGTGTACTAGGTCGCTTTGTGGTTGGAGTTGATGCTGATTCTGTGGAAGCACTTGTAGAATTGTTAGACTCTTCCAAAACATCATTGAcctgaaaatacaaaataaaaacatgccAGAACACCTGAGAATATAATATGAAAATCCAACATAACAGAAAAGGACTTCAACGTGTCAACCACTTCAACGTAAATTGTATTATGTAAAACCGTTTCGGCAATTTATTGATGATGCACACACAATGATGGAATCAGAGAGAATTAAATATCTTAAGCTCAATCAAAGACTTTGCGTGCAGACAACTACAACAATATCTCAGAATTTTCTTATATAGGAAATAAAGATTCATCAATATGCTGAAGAAAGGTAGTCTTTCCTGCAAGTGTTCCCTATTTACATATCCAGAgatagaattttatatttttcattctttGTCAACTGTTAAAACATTGGTTTCAAAAAAGCTAAAAAGCATAAATATAAGTTCAAGTGGAATAATGTTAATTACCAAGTTCGTAGTGGTCTCGGTGGAGTTTGAGAAATGAGGACCAATGGCAGGAATGTCACTCTACACAAATTGTTTTTgtaaatatactaaaaataacaataaaatagtTCTGAGAACTATTTCAAAATATGATGATAGagagttttatcatttttaccTCATTGGCATCATCACTatgaaatcttaaaattttggCAGGGTCATCCGTGACGTTAACTACTTTAAAAGTAGATGGTGTGTAATTCTTGGATGTTTCAGGTTTGTACACTGTGAAGACAAACTCCCGACCCTCTAAAGCTAGAAGTTCTCGAGGTAATTCATTCCCATTGTTGAACTGCAAAAATacatctaaaaattaaaataaatttagatattGAGATGAATAAAAAGATCTATTTACCTGAACTTGTTGCTCCAACAACTCATATGCCGATTTGTGAATTAGTTGAATGACTTCTCTGTCAAACATGAGAAAAGAAGCTGTTCCTGTATGATCCAAGACTTTACAATGAACCTGATATCTGTAAAAATAAAGTATAGTTTAGCAaactgacaaaaaaataaataaatgatatacaTTGATTAGTGACAAACCTTGTTTTTGTAGAACTAACAATTTTCTCGCATGCTTCACATGAGAACTTATCCATTTCTAGTTCTTCAGTTTCTGGGTTCAAGTAGTAGTTTACTTTCTTAGCACATCCTGATCCTGGACAGGCTAGATACCACCAAGGACCCTCAGTTTTAAGTGCACATATTGTTGCATATATACAACACCTTGTTTCCTACAGATCAAGagaaaatttaaatgaaatggTTGCATATGTAACAGATTTAAGAACTTGATCAAAGAGTACAACATACAACTTACCTCATATGATGTTAACAGCTGGGAAATTGTTTTGCGATTCTCAAATGGAATATGATCCAAAGAAACTTGGGTACAATTTGACAAAGTCAATTGAGAACCACATGATGTTGTAGACATAACATCTTTTGACATTCTATTATAGTAAAGTAATATCATTAATCtgaaatagaaattataataaatatgaaatgaaaagaaaacagaacTACTTACTTTTCTTTGAATTCATTTATCTCAGCAATGTCAGAATTAATAAACAGCTTTGTTGAAGATTTCC includes:
- the LOC130499782 gene encoding uncharacterized protein LOC130499782 — translated: MDKFSCEACEKIVSSTKTRYQVHCKVLDHTGTASFLMFDREVIQLIHKSAYELLEQQVQFNNGNELPRELLALEGREFVFTVYKPETSKNYTPSTFKVVNVTDDPAKILRFHSDDANESDIPAIGPHFSNSTETTTNLVNDVLEESNNSTSASTESASTPTTKRPKYTSN
- the LOC130499781 gene encoding replication protein A 70 kDa DNA-binding subunit A-like; the encoded protein is MSKMKLAFTPIAQLQAVTENEIWKIKVRVARMWRFQNGDKTGDVGGVDLILVDDKGDRIQACIRGKLIPKFENDLGEGECCILMNFKLSPNLGNYRGTGHPFKIFFTWSTYLKKNCEEIPNDSLRFDCVSFDDLLSQNCDEKVFVDVIGEIVGPCNLKEITVRNAPCKILNLQLKNCGDSIINCVFWEKYAEDIHSYVQSFSGGAIVMLCSLMRINIYNGKFTIQSGKSSTKLFINSDIAEINEFKEKMSKDVMSTTSCGSQLTLSNCTQVSLDHIPFENRKTISQLLTSYEETRCCIYATICALKTEGPWWYLACPGSGCAKKVNYYLNPETEELEMDKFSCEACEKIVSSTKTRYQVHCKVLDHTGTASFLMFDREVIQLIHKSAYELLEQQVQFNNGNELPRELLALEGREFVFTVYKPETSKNYTPSTFKVVNVTDDPAKILRFHSDDANESDIPAIGPHFSNSTETTTNLVNDVLEESNNSTSASTESASTPTTKRPSTLAIEDCVPQLSSKKLKGDVSLLAEEDGQLSSTKIKTKSWVCD